The following proteins are co-located in the Athene noctua chromosome 16, bAthNoc1.hap1.1, whole genome shotgun sequence genome:
- the ROMO1 gene encoding reactive oxygen species modulator 1 gives MPVTVGPYGQSQPSCFDRVKMGFMMGFAVGMAAGALFGTFSCLRIGMRGRELMGGVGKTMMQSGGTFGTFMAIGMGIRC, from the exons ATGCCTGTGACCGTGGGCCCATATGGGCAATCGCAGCCCAGCTGCTTTGACAGAGTAAAGATGGGTTTCATGATGGGCTTTGCAGTGGGCATGGCAGCAGGAGCGCTGTTCGGCACGTTTTCCTGCCTCAG GATTGGCATGAGAGGACGAGAGCTGATGGGTGGAGTTGGCAAAACGATGATGCAGAGTGGTGGGACGTTTGGGACATTCATGGCTATTGGTATGGGAATCCGCTGCTAA